A region of Halosolutus amylolyticus DNA encodes the following proteins:
- a CDS encoding extracellular catalytic domain type 1 short-chain-length polyhydroxyalkanoate depolymerase has protein sequence MTADNGDGVSGTNVNRRTVLGAAGKATVGAAALGATTGSAAADGSYTRHEHGGLEYTKYVPGAVDGSDAVPLVVMLHGCTQDADDFAAGTGMNEVADENEFVVLYPEQSSGRHYNDCWQWFNDRNTTWGRGEAAIIAGMVDEVKSEHNIDDGEVYAAGLSAGGAMVPNLVVEYADVFSAAGVHSGLEYDAVEDENSGLLAMTQCTAKDPQEAGTRAYDRMEEFGITDAVPTIVFHGTDDTTVYPCNGEQAAEQATQTNDLAYNDADDDAIDYDPDETYTDCSAPKCAAVSEFHDPDGRSLVEYWEVDGLGHAWAGGDSAGSYTDPDGPDASREMWAFFSNGATDPGDDDPVAEASADPNPAAPGESITFDASNSSHPDGAIESYEWDFDDGTAATGETVTHSYDSTGTRTVELRITGTDGATATDTVTLDVIEDGFDGYCGTDDNYSHVDAGRAWTDGSYAYAEGSDENMGLYNVFETSRLKETSPGYFELVESCDG, from the coding sequence ATGACTGCCGATAACGGCGACGGCGTATCCGGGACGAACGTGAATCGACGGACGGTCCTCGGGGCGGCCGGCAAAGCGACCGTCGGCGCAGCGGCCCTCGGCGCCACCACCGGATCCGCGGCCGCCGACGGCTCCTACACGCGACACGAACACGGCGGCCTCGAGTACACCAAGTACGTTCCCGGCGCCGTGGACGGAAGCGACGCCGTCCCGCTGGTCGTGATGCTACACGGCTGTACCCAGGACGCCGACGACTTCGCGGCCGGGACCGGGATGAACGAGGTTGCCGACGAGAACGAGTTCGTCGTACTCTACCCCGAACAGTCGTCGGGCCGCCACTACAACGACTGCTGGCAGTGGTTCAACGACCGGAACACGACCTGGGGACGGGGCGAAGCCGCGATCATCGCGGGAATGGTCGACGAGGTGAAGTCGGAGCACAATATCGACGACGGCGAGGTCTACGCCGCCGGACTGTCGGCAGGCGGAGCGATGGTTCCCAATCTGGTGGTCGAGTACGCCGACGTGTTCTCGGCCGCCGGCGTTCACTCGGGACTCGAGTACGACGCCGTCGAAGACGAGAACAGCGGCCTGCTGGCGATGACCCAGTGCACCGCCAAAGATCCCCAGGAGGCGGGTACCCGGGCGTACGACAGAATGGAGGAGTTCGGGATCACGGACGCGGTCCCGACGATCGTCTTTCACGGCACCGACGACACCACGGTCTATCCGTGCAACGGCGAGCAGGCAGCCGAACAGGCGACGCAGACCAACGATCTCGCGTACAACGACGCGGACGACGATGCGATCGACTACGACCCCGACGAGACGTACACCGACTGTTCGGCGCCGAAGTGCGCCGCGGTCTCCGAGTTCCACGATCCGGATGGCCGGAGTCTCGTCGAGTACTGGGAGGTCGACGGCCTGGGACACGCCTGGGCCGGCGGGGACTCCGCTGGCTCGTACACCGACCCCGACGGACCGGACGCCTCGCGCGAGATGTGGGCGTTCTTTTCGAACGGGGCCACGGACCCCGGCGACGACGACCCGGTTGCAGAGGCGTCGGCCGACCCGAATCCGGCTGCCCCGGGCGAATCGATCACCTTCGACGCCTCGAACTCGAGCCATCCCGACGGTGCGATCGAGAGCTACGAGTGGGACTTCGACGACGGAACGGCGGCCACCGGTGAGACCGTCACTCACAGCTACGATTCGACGGGAACGCGAACCGTCGAGTTGCGTATTACCGGCACCGATGGCGCGACCGCCACCGATACCGTCACGCTCGACGTGATCGAGGACGGGTTCGACGGCTACTGCGGGACGGACGACAACTACTCGCACGTCGACGCTGGCCGGGCCTGGACCGACGGCTCGTACGCCTACGCGGAGGGCTCCGACGAGAACATGGGCCTCTACAACGTCTTCGAAACGTCTCGACTGAAGGAGACCTCGCCCGGCTACTTCGAACTGGTCGAGTCCTGCGACGGATAG
- a CDS encoding desampylase translates to MLVLPSSVRDAIVERAREGHPAEICGVLGGEYDPDGRSRVRSQYPAENVAEQPRTRYRIDPEEQLVIFERLEDRGEEIVGFYHSHPRGPPRPSATDEARATWPDRSYVIVSLEPFEIGSWRWRADRSDDRTDRDDDRFERERVVTE, encoded by the coding sequence GTGCTCGTCCTCCCGTCGTCGGTTCGCGACGCGATCGTCGAGCGCGCACGCGAGGGCCACCCGGCGGAAATCTGTGGGGTTCTCGGCGGCGAGTACGATCCCGACGGCCGGAGCCGCGTTCGATCGCAGTACCCCGCCGAAAACGTCGCCGAGCAACCGCGGACGCGCTACCGGATCGACCCCGAAGAACAACTCGTGATCTTCGAGCGCCTGGAGGATCGGGGCGAGGAAATCGTCGGCTTCTACCACTCCCACCCTCGCGGCCCGCCGCGGCCGAGCGCGACCGACGAAGCGCGGGCGACGTGGCCCGATCGATCGTACGTGATCGTCTCGCTGGAGCCGTTCGAGATCGGGTCGTGGCGCTGGCGAGCGGATCGGAGCGACGATCGGACCGACCGGGACGACGATCGGTTCGAGCGCGAACGAGTCGTCACCGAGTGA
- a CDS encoding cobalamin-binding protein, whose product MRIVTTLPSATELVAALGIEPVGVSHECDYPPGVESLPSVTRSRISEARRASSGEIDRQVLDTAETEGGIYDVDVETLEDLDPDLIVTQGMCDVCAVDEAVVADAVAELDADPEVLTTDPHSVADVLDDLDRLGRVTGREAHAREARLDLEARIDTVRERTADLDDDDRPRVAIFDWTDPVMIAGHWTAELVDWAGGEYGLADAGERSRPREWTEIREYDPELVIVAPCGFGLDQIAANWTDLTDREGWDDLAAVQTDRVWALDGHHYLNRPGPRLVDTLEAIAGIVHPDRFDAPDRNVAVPFDDLASIETGDADTAGDSRAEVD is encoded by the coding sequence ATGCGAATCGTCACGACGCTCCCCTCTGCGACCGAACTCGTTGCCGCGCTCGGTATCGAACCCGTCGGCGTCTCTCACGAGTGTGATTACCCGCCGGGCGTCGAATCGCTCCCCTCGGTTACCCGATCGCGGATCAGCGAGGCGCGACGCGCCTCGAGCGGCGAGATCGATCGGCAGGTGCTCGACACCGCCGAAACCGAGGGCGGCATCTACGACGTCGACGTCGAGACGCTCGAGGACCTCGATCCGGACCTGATCGTCACGCAGGGCATGTGCGACGTCTGTGCGGTCGACGAGGCTGTCGTCGCCGACGCGGTAGCGGAACTCGACGCCGATCCAGAGGTCCTCACGACCGACCCGCACAGCGTCGCGGACGTCCTCGACGACCTCGATCGGCTCGGCCGGGTGACCGGCCGCGAAGCGCACGCCCGGGAGGCCAGACTGGACCTCGAGGCCCGGATCGACACCGTCCGGGAGCGGACGGCCGATCTCGACGACGACGATCGCCCGCGGGTGGCGATCTTCGACTGGACCGACCCCGTCATGATCGCGGGCCACTGGACGGCCGAACTCGTCGACTGGGCCGGCGGCGAGTACGGCCTCGCCGACGCGGGCGAGCGCTCCCGCCCGCGGGAGTGGACGGAGATCCGCGAGTACGATCCAGAACTCGTGATCGTCGCACCCTGCGGGTTCGGGCTGGACCAGATCGCCGCGAACTGGACCGATCTCACCGATCGCGAGGGCTGGGACGATCTCGCTGCTGTGCAGACCGATCGGGTCTGGGCGCTCGACGGCCACCACTACCTCAACCGGCCCGGCCCGCGGCTCGTGGACACGCTCGAGGCGATCGCGGGGATCGTCCATCCCGATCGGTTCGACGCCCCGGACCGGAACGTCGCGGTCCCGTTCGACGACCTCGCGTCGATCGAGACGGGCGACGCCGACACCGCCGGCGACTCGCGAGCGGAGGTCGACTGA
- a CDS encoding SDR family oxidoreductase, translating to MTAEGQLDDRVAIVTGASAGIGAATCRALAAEGASVVLASRSEDRLADLADEIETTHGVETLVVPTNVRDEDDVDDLIDETVATFGGIDVLVNNAGLSRGSDVADLTTEEYETMQETNVDGVFYATRAAIPHVRERGGHLLFVGSFAGQYPRSFNPVYAASKWWVRGFAKSVAAQVGDDGVGVTVVNPSEVRTEFETTDGTTFAEVFDPDEATEPEEIADAIVFAASREGASVSELDLYRRDKFVDTF from the coding sequence ATGACAGCCGAAGGCCAACTCGACGACCGGGTAGCGATCGTCACGGGTGCGAGCGCTGGTATCGGTGCGGCGACGTGTCGCGCGCTCGCGGCCGAGGGGGCGAGCGTCGTCCTCGCGTCCCGCAGCGAGGACCGACTCGCGGACCTCGCGGACGAGATCGAGACGACCCACGGCGTGGAGACGCTGGTCGTCCCGACGAACGTCCGCGACGAGGACGACGTCGACGACCTGATCGACGAGACCGTCGCGACGTTCGGCGGGATCGACGTGCTGGTGAACAACGCCGGCCTCTCCCGCGGGAGCGACGTCGCCGATCTGACGACCGAGGAGTACGAGACGATGCAGGAGACCAACGTCGACGGCGTCTTCTACGCGACGCGGGCGGCCATCCCTCACGTTCGCGAACGCGGGGGTCACCTGCTCTTCGTCGGGAGTTTCGCCGGTCAGTACCCGCGATCGTTCAATCCCGTCTACGCCGCCTCGAAGTGGTGGGTCCGGGGCTTCGCCAAGAGCGTCGCCGCGCAGGTCGGCGACGACGGCGTCGGCGTCACGGTCGTCAATCCGTCCGAGGTTCGGACGGAGTTCGAGACGACGGACGGGACGACGTTCGCAGAGGTCTTCGACCCCGACGAGGCGACCGAACCCGAGGAAATCGCCGACGCGATCGTCTTCGCCGCCTCGCGAGAGGGGGCGAGCGTGAGCGAACTCGACCTCTACCGGCGCGACAAGTTCGTCGACACGTTCTGA
- a CDS encoding site-2 protease family protein, whose protein sequence is MRNFHLTTIWGIPIRINVSLLVFLPVLVWLIAASGQIGIYASIIDGFSPATLDPAPLEEGATPWLIGVTGAVGLFVSVAAHELGHAYAARRYDIGTESITLWIFGGLAALESIPREWNREFWIAVAGPITSVLVGVGFAGLLQVVPGGLPIVVFVVGWLAVINVILAIFNMVPAFPMDGGRVLRALLSRPRNRSYARATQIAARIGTIFALLFAVVGILGWNPVLVLVALFIYGAATTESRTVVLDELLADVTATDVMDAPVRSIPADATVDEFASTMFQERRSEYVVVDDGDVVGFVTLSDVGRVDRAAFGTTTVREIATADVTTVEPDTPAFDVLVSMGRAPLVVVVEEDEPIGTVSRRDLGDVMQLRRELGAPGPFERVPM, encoded by the coding sequence ATGCGAAATTTTCACCTGACGACGATCTGGGGAATTCCGATCCGGATCAACGTCTCGCTGCTGGTGTTCCTGCCGGTACTCGTCTGGCTGATCGCCGCGAGTGGCCAAATCGGGATCTACGCCTCGATCATCGACGGGTTCTCGCCGGCGACCCTCGATCCGGCGCCGCTGGAGGAAGGCGCGACCCCGTGGCTGATCGGCGTCACGGGCGCGGTCGGGCTGTTCGTCAGCGTCGCGGCCCACGAACTCGGCCACGCCTACGCGGCCCGCCGGTACGACATCGGGACGGAGTCGATCACACTCTGGATCTTCGGCGGCCTGGCCGCCCTCGAGTCGATCCCCAGGGAGTGGAACCGCGAGTTCTGGATCGCCGTCGCGGGGCCGATCACGAGCGTCCTGGTCGGCGTCGGCTTCGCCGGCCTCCTGCAGGTCGTCCCGGGTGGGCTGCCGATCGTCGTCTTCGTCGTCGGCTGGCTGGCGGTGATCAACGTCATCCTCGCGATCTTCAACATGGTCCCGGCGTTCCCGATGGACGGCGGCCGCGTCCTGCGGGCGCTGCTCTCCCGGCCCCGGAACCGATCGTACGCCCGGGCGACCCAGATCGCCGCCCGCATCGGGACGATCTTCGCGCTGCTGTTCGCCGTCGTCGGCATCCTCGGCTGGAACCCCGTCCTCGTGCTCGTCGCGCTGTTCATCTACGGCGCGGCGACCACCGAGTCCCGGACGGTCGTGCTCGACGAACTCCTCGCGGACGTGACCGCGACTGACGTGATGGACGCGCCGGTCCGATCGATTCCCGCGGATGCGACGGTCGACGAGTTCGCGAGCACGATGTTCCAGGAGCGACGCAGCGAGTACGTCGTCGTCGACGACGGCGACGTCGTCGGCTTCGTGACGCTGTCGGACGTGGGCCGGGTCGACCGCGCGGCGTTCGGGACGACGACGGTCCGCGAGATCGCGACCGCTGACGTGACGACCGTCGAGCCTGACACGCCCGCCTTCGACGTCCTGGTGTCGATGGGCCGGGCGCCCCTGGTCGTGGTCGTCGAGGAAGACGAACCGATCGGCACCGTCTCGCGCCGCGACCTCGGCGACGTTATGCAGCTCCGTCGAGAACTCGGTGCGCCCGGGCCGTTCGAGCGGGTACCGATGTGA
- a CDS encoding carboxypeptidase M32, which yields MATDQSPQETDGTYEQFEERVTRISNVGNAAGILQWDQEVVMPDEGTPARAQQLSTLSSLSHDLLTAEETGDLLDELEGSDLSEEQTAVVREVRRQYDRETSVPGELVAEISETTANAHPKWKAAKENDDFEAFAPTLEKLVELKREYAEHIDPDADPYAVLFAEYEPYLDLETAERVLERLRDELVPLIDSIDDSDAALATDAFAGAFEDDDQEALARDVLDSLGYDWDRGRLDTAPHPFSSGTQFDARVTTRFEEDDLLGSITSTIHEFGHANYTLGLPDEGYGTPLGEARDLSVHESQSRLWENHVGRSRPFWEHFLPIARERFPSLEDVSPEEAYEAANQVYDDNLIRVEADELTYHLHIVIRFEIERALISGDLDVEDVPKVWNDKYEEYLGVRPDTDAEGCLQDIHWSHGSFGYFPTYSLGSVLAAQLYAAAEDELGDLDDDIREGEFDDLNGWLRENVHQHGKQYTTPDLIERATGEEFTADHFLEYVDEKYGELYDL from the coding sequence ATGGCGACAGATCAGTCCCCACAGGAGACGGATGGCACGTACGAACAGTTCGAAGAGCGAGTCACTCGCATCTCGAACGTCGGCAACGCCGCCGGCATCCTGCAGTGGGACCAGGAGGTCGTGATGCCCGACGAGGGGACGCCCGCCCGGGCACAGCAACTCTCGACGCTGTCCTCGCTCAGCCACGACCTCCTGACCGCCGAGGAGACGGGGGACCTGCTCGACGAACTGGAGGGGAGCGACCTCTCCGAGGAGCAGACCGCGGTCGTCCGCGAGGTCCGCCGACAGTACGATCGCGAGACGAGCGTCCCCGGCGAACTCGTCGCGGAGATCTCCGAGACGACCGCGAACGCCCACCCCAAGTGGAAGGCGGCCAAGGAGAACGACGACTTCGAGGCGTTCGCGCCGACCCTCGAGAAACTGGTCGAACTCAAGCGCGAGTACGCCGAGCACATCGATCCCGACGCCGACCCCTACGCCGTGCTCTTCGCCGAGTACGAGCCGTACCTCGACCTCGAGACGGCCGAACGGGTGCTCGAGCGCCTTCGGGACGAACTCGTCCCGCTGATCGACTCGATCGACGACAGCGACGCGGCCCTGGCGACCGACGCCTTCGCCGGTGCGTTCGAGGACGACGATCAGGAAGCCCTCGCGCGCGACGTGCTCGACTCGCTCGGCTACGACTGGGATCGCGGCCGCCTCGACACCGCGCCGCACCCGTTCTCCTCGGGCACCCAGTTCGACGCCCGCGTGACGACCCGCTTCGAGGAGGACGACCTGCTCGGGTCGATCACCTCCACGATCCACGAGTTCGGCCACGCCAACTACACGCTCGGCCTCCCCGACGAGGGCTACGGCACCCCGCTCGGCGAGGCCCGCGACCTCTCGGTCCACGAATCCCAGTCGCGACTCTGGGAGAACCACGTCGGCCGATCGCGCCCCTTCTGGGAGCACTTCCTGCCGATCGCGCGCGAGCGCTTCCCCTCACTCGAGGACGTCTCCCCCGAGGAGGCCTACGAGGCCGCGAACCAGGTCTACGACGACAACCTCATCCGCGTCGAGGCGGACGAACTCACCTATCACCTCCACATCGTGATCCGGTTCGAGATCGAGCGCGCGCTCATCTCGGGCGACCTCGACGTCGAGGACGTGCCGAAGGTCTGGAACGACAAGTACGAGGAGTACCTCGGCGTCCGCCCCGACACCGACGCCGAAGGCTGTCTGCAGGACATTCACTGGTCCCACGGCTCGTTCGGGTACTTCCCGACGTACTCGCTTGGCTCCGTGCTCGCGGCACAACTGTACGCCGCGGCCGAAGACGAACTGGGTGACCTCGACGACGACATCCGCGAGGGCGAGTTCGACGACCTCAACGGCTGGCTCCGCGAGAACGTCCACCAGCACGGCAAGCAGTACACCACGCCCGACCTGATCGAGCGGGCGACCGGCGAGGAATTCACCGCCGATCACTTCCTCGAGTACGTCGACGAAAAGTACGGCGAGCTGTACGACCTCTAA
- a CDS encoding zinc ribbon domain-containing protein — protein MGFFEDLGRKVGQFTEEAKRAAAEDAPYACRDCGERFYTEQAECPQCGSENVAQRESSTRETGDSEASGDTIDDGGTAPDDASEADGSGSG, from the coding sequence ATGGGATTCTTCGAGGACCTCGGGCGGAAGGTCGGCCAGTTCACCGAAGAAGCGAAACGGGCCGCAGCCGAGGACGCGCCGTACGCCTGCAGAGACTGCGGGGAGCGGTTCTACACGGAACAGGCGGAGTGCCCGCAGTGTGGAAGCGAGAACGTGGCGCAACGCGAATCGAGCACACGCGAGACCGGGGACAGCGAAGCTAGCGGCGACACCATCGACGACGGTGGCACAGCGCCGGACGACGCGAGTGAGGCCGACGGATCGGGCTCCGGCTGA
- a CDS encoding M20 family metallopeptidase, with the protein MTIVDLTRDLVAIPSHEDETAAGDHIEDWLRRETDAEVRRDEVGNVIARTGRGEETLALVGHHDVVAPGDSQVTDNGGESTDPAYVVEERDDRLYGRGAADMKGAVAAAMIAFEAADPAGELVFASFVGEEVGGVGARHAIERGFAPDYAIVGEGSTGYSAPGVTDVAVAHKGRRGSTITASGESAHASEAEAGENAIYRATDAVDLVRELEPPSIEVAGETLAGSVVVTEIEGGSGWNVVPDRCAITVDERTVPGERAPIDRVEAIPGVEWTVDQDLPPMRCEDEAFAETVRDAADAAQSGTPELVTKPHATDAGWLAQAGTQPVVCGPSEPGEAHTDDESVSIDVLERCTEIYRRAAEGWLR; encoded by the coding sequence ATGACGATCGTCGATCTGACGCGCGACCTCGTCGCGATCCCGAGCCACGAGGACGAGACGGCCGCTGGCGATCACATCGAGGACTGGCTCCGCCGCGAAACCGACGCCGAGGTCCGGCGCGACGAGGTCGGCAACGTGATCGCTCGCACGGGACGCGGCGAAGAGACGCTGGCGCTGGTCGGCCACCACGACGTCGTCGCGCCGGGGGACTCGCAGGTGACGGATAACGGCGGCGAGAGTACCGACCCCGCGTACGTCGTCGAGGAACGCGACGACAGGCTCTACGGCCGCGGCGCGGCGGACATGAAGGGGGCCGTTGCGGCTGCGATGATCGCCTTCGAGGCGGCCGACCCAGCCGGCGAACTCGTCTTCGCGAGTTTCGTCGGCGAGGAGGTCGGCGGCGTCGGCGCGCGCCACGCGATCGAACGGGGGTTCGCGCCCGACTACGCGATCGTCGGCGAAGGGTCGACGGGCTACTCCGCACCGGGCGTGACCGACGTCGCGGTCGCACACAAGGGCCGTCGGGGAAGCACGATCACGGCGAGCGGCGAGTCGGCCCACGCGAGCGAGGCCGAGGCCGGCGAGAACGCGATCTATCGCGCGACGGACGCCGTGGACCTGGTTCGCGAACTCGAACCCCCGTCGATCGAGGTCGCCGGCGAGACGCTCGCGGGAAGCGTCGTCGTCACCGAAATCGAAGGCGGATCCGGCTGGAACGTCGTCCCCGATCGCTGTGCGATCACGGTCGACGAACGTACGGTACCGGGCGAGCGAGCGCCGATCGACCGGGTCGAAGCGATTCCGGGCGTCGAATGGACCGTCGACCAGGACCTGCCGCCGATGCGGTGCGAGGACGAGGCGTTCGCCGAGACGGTTCGCGACGCGGCCGACGCGGCCCAGTCCGGTACACCGGAACTCGTGACGAAACCGCACGCGACGGACGCCGGCTGGCTCGCCCAGGCCGGGACCCAGCCCGTCGTCTGCGGGCCGTCGGAACCCGGCGAGGCCCACACCGACGACGAGAGCGTCTCGATCGACGTCCTCGAGCGCTGTACCGAGATCTACCGGCGGGCGGCCGAGGGCTGGCTCCGGTAA
- a CDS encoding globin-coupled sensor protein: protein MNPAESFGRGGLNPYLDVDDLVDDIGLDEDEIAWRKDFIGFDGADERRLSDLEPLLRANREQIADDFYDNLLAYEGTREVIDRSPKGVEALKRTQQAYLVSLATGDYDRAYFKNRARIGKLHELLDMPLKHYVGQYGVYYDLIMSRLNERVQDQVVDAIEEWAEERDAERDDGGFGRLAGALGLGGDDGEDDGLDDSFEETVRSAIDDGMMDVLSLLRIINLDLQVATDTYVDSYAQRLEDAIERRERLAREVEADVQKPIDELHEASAVVARRAEAISTHAASQADSIDRAATDVGEVSAAVEEVASVADEVHDESQRTESLAADGVDAADEALAELEAIETAVDDVSTAVSSLEERTDEIDEVVDRLDDLARRTTLLAKNAMIEASRGSGGSEATGALEVIANEVGSFAEQTQSDLKAIESAVESVRADAAATIETTDETVERVDAGTERIRDTVDSLEAIHESARSTAAGMDDVAAATDQQAHSIESIADSIDDLSEAADRVAEAAESVAAASQEQTASLRDVGESVDRLTSDGEPDRTPMYEQVQ from the coding sequence ATGAACCCTGCGGAGTCGTTCGGTCGCGGTGGACTGAACCCGTATCTCGACGTCGACGATCTCGTCGACGACATCGGGCTCGACGAGGACGAGATCGCCTGGCGAAAGGACTTTATCGGTTTCGACGGTGCCGACGAGCGGCGGCTGTCGGACCTCGAACCGCTGTTGCGAGCGAACCGGGAGCAGATCGCCGACGACTTCTACGACAACCTCCTGGCGTACGAGGGGACCCGCGAGGTCATCGATCGATCGCCGAAGGGAGTCGAGGCCCTGAAACGGACGCAGCAGGCCTACCTCGTCTCGCTCGCGACCGGTGACTACGACCGGGCGTACTTCAAAAATCGGGCCCGGATCGGCAAACTCCACGAACTGCTCGATATGCCGCTGAAACACTACGTCGGGCAGTACGGCGTCTACTACGACCTCATCATGTCGCGGCTCAACGAGCGCGTCCAGGACCAGGTCGTCGACGCCATCGAGGAGTGGGCCGAGGAACGCGACGCCGAGCGAGACGACGGCGGGTTCGGCCGCCTCGCCGGCGCGCTCGGTCTCGGCGGCGACGACGGCGAGGACGACGGCCTCGACGACTCCTTCGAGGAGACGGTCCGGTCGGCGATCGACGACGGGATGATGGACGTCCTCTCGCTGTTGCGGATCATCAACCTCGACCTGCAGGTCGCGACCGATACGTACGTCGACTCCTACGCCCAGCGACTCGAGGACGCGATCGAGCGTCGCGAACGGCTGGCCCGCGAGGTCGAGGCCGACGTCCAGAAGCCGATCGACGAACTGCACGAGGCGAGCGCGGTCGTCGCACGGCGCGCCGAGGCGATCAGCACGCACGCGGCGAGTCAGGCCGACTCGATCGATCGGGCGGCGACCGACGTCGGCGAGGTGAGCGCGGCCGTCGAGGAGGTCGCGAGCGTCGCCGACGAGGTCCACGACGAGAGCCAGCGTACCGAATCCCTCGCCGCCGACGGGGTCGACGCGGCCGACGAGGCGCTCGCGGAACTCGAGGCGATCGAAACGGCCGTCGACGACGTCTCGACGGCGGTGTCGTCGCTCGAGGAGCGCACCGACGAGATCGACGAGGTCGTCGATCGGCTGGACGACCTCGCCAGGCGAACGACGCTCCTGGCGAAAAACGCGATGATCGAGGCGTCCCGTGGCTCGGGCGGGTCCGAGGCGACCGGCGCGCTCGAGGTCATCGCGAACGAGGTCGGCTCGTTCGCCGAGCAGACCCAGTCCGACCTCAAGGCGATCGAATCGGCCGTCGAATCCGTCAGGGCCGACGCCGCGGCAACGATCGAGACGACAGACGAGACGGTCGAGCGGGTCGACGCCGGCACGGAGCGGATTCGCGACACGGTCGACTCGCTCGAGGCGATTCACGAGTCGGCCCGGTCGACCGCGGCCGGCATGGACGACGTGGCGGCGGCGACGGACCAGCAGGCACACAGTATCGAGTCGATCGCCGACTCGATCGACGACCTCTCGGAGGCCGCCGATCGGGTCGCCGAGGCGGCCGAGTCGGTCGCCGCGGCCAGCCAGGAACAGACCGCCAGCCTGCGGGACGTCGGCGAGAGCGTCGATCGGCTGACGAGCGACGGCGAGCCCGATCGAACGCCGATGTACGAGCAGGTACAGTGA